From the Cervus elaphus chromosome 20, mCerEla1.1, whole genome shotgun sequence genome, one window contains:
- the LOC122676396 gene encoding 40S ribosomal protein S29-like — protein MGHQQLYWSHLRKFGQGSHSCWVSSNQQGLIRKYSLNMCRQCFQLYVKDPCFIELD, from the coding sequence ATGGGTCACCAACAGCTCTACTGGAGCCATCTGAGAAAATTCGGCCAGGGTTCTCACTCTTGCTGGGTCTCCTCAAACCAGCAAGGTCTGATCCGGAAATACAGCCTCAATATGTGCCGCCAGTGTTTCCAGCTGTACGTGAAGGACCCCTGCTTCATTGAGTTGGACTAA
- the LOC122677727 gene encoding LOW QUALITY PROTEIN: RNA polymerase II elongation factor ELL2-like (The sequence of the model RefSeq protein was modified relative to this genomic sequence to represent the inferred CDS: inserted 2 bases in 2 codons), producing the protein MAAGGGGGGSGGGPAGGAALRAVVRAAGTGPHHRTACEAHRDGDPRARDLPEPQEFNSFSTFNSIPRAPRGKRVQIRKAPQAVSDAVPERKRSTPMNPANXIRKTHGSNSVSQRPYRDRVIHLLALKAXKKPELLARLQKDGVNQKDKNSLGAVLQQVANLNPKDLSYTLKDYVFKELQRDWPRYNEIDRRSLESVLSRKLNPSQNAASTSRSESPVCSSRDTASSPQKRLLDSDFIDPLMNKKARISHLTNRVPPTLNGHLNPTSEKSAAGLPPPPAAAAIPTPPPLPSTHLPVSNPPQTVNSNSNSPSTPEGRGTQDLPVDSFSQDGSIYEDQQDKYTSRTSLETLPPGSVLLKCPKPMEENHSSHKKSKKKSKKHKEKDQIKNHDIEMIEEKEEDLKREEEIAKLNDSNPDSNEGVKEDCTASTEPSSTIELPDYLIKYIAIVSYEQRQNYKDDFNAEYDEYRALHARMETVARRFIKLDAQRKRLSPGSKEYQNVHEEVLQEYQKIKQSSPNYHEEKYRCEYLHNKLAHIKRLIGEFDQQQAESWH; encoded by the exons AtggcggcgggggggggcggcggcggcagcggcggcgggcCTGCGGGAGGAGCAGCGTTACGGGCTGTCGTGCGGGCGGCTGGGACAGGACCACATCACCGTACTGCATGTGAAGCTCACCGAGACGGCGATCCGCGCGCTCGAGACCTACCAGAGCCACAAGAATTTAATTCCTTTTCGACCTTCAATTCAATTCCAAGGGCTCCAAGGGGGAAAAGAGTGCAAATTCGGAAAGCTCCTCAAGCTGTTTCAGATGCAGTGCCTGAGAGGAAAAGGTCAACACCCATGAACCCTGCAA AGATTCGCAAGACACACGGCAGCAACAGTGTCTCTCAACGGCCGTATCGGGACAGGGTGATTCACTTGCTGGCACTGAAGG TTAAGAAACCTGAGCTGCTGGCCCGGCTGCAGAAAGACGGTGTCAATCAGAAAGACAAGAACTCCCTCGGAGCCGTTCTGCAGCAGGTAGCCAATCTGAATCCTAAGGACCTCTCATACACCTTAAAGGATTATGTTTTTAAAGAGCTTCAAAGAGACTGGCCTAGATACAATGAAATAGACAGACGGTCATTAGAGTCAGTGCTCTCAAGAAAATTAAACCCATCTCAGAATGCTGCCAGCACCAGCCGTTCAGAATCTCCTGTATGTTCTAGTAGAGACACTGCATCTTCTCCTCAGAAACGGCTTTTGGATTCAGATTTCATTGATCCTTTAATGAATAAAAAGGCTCGAATATCTCACCTGACAAATAGAGTGCCGCCAACATTAAATGGCCATTTGAATCCCACCAGTGAAAAATCCGCTGCAGGCCTCCCGCCGCCCCCTGCAGCCGCTGCCATCCCTACTCCTCCACCGCTGCCTTCAACCCACCTGCCTGTCTCCAACCCGCCTCAGACTGTAAATTCTAACTCCAATTCCCCTAGCACTCCAGAAGGCCGGGGAACTCAAGACCTACCTGTTGACAGTTTTAGTCAAGATGGTAGTATCTATGAGGACCAGCAAGACAAATATACCTCTAGGACTTCTCTGGAAACCTTACCCCCTGGTTCAGTTCTACTAAAGTGTCCAAAGCCTATGGAAGAAAACCATTCGTCTCACAAAAAGTCCAAGAAGAAGTCtaaaaaacacaaggaaaagGACCAAATAAAAAATCACGACATTGAGATGattgaggaaaaggaagaggaccttaaaagagaagaggaaattgCCAAGCTGAACGACTCCAATCCGGATTCCAATGAAGGAGTTAAAGAGGATTGCACCGCCTCCACGGAGCCTTCTTCAACAATTGAACTCCCAGattatttgataaaatatattgCCATCGTCTCCTACGAGCAACGCCAGAATTACAAGGATGACTTCAACGCTGAGTATGATGAATATAGGGCCTTGCATGCCAGGATGGAGACTGTGGCTAGAAGATTTATCAAACTGGATGCACAGCGAAAGCGCCTTTCTCCAGGCTCAAAAGAGTATCAGAATGTTCATGAAGAAGTCTTACAAGAATATCAGAAGATAAAGCAGTCTAGTCCCAATTACCACGAAGAAAAATACAGATGCGAGTATCTTCATAACAAGCTAGCTCACATCAAGAGACTAATAGGTGAATTTGACCAACAGCAAGCAGAGTCATGGCACTAG